A genomic segment from Ramlibacter agri encodes:
- a CDS encoding sigma-70 family RNA polymerase sigma factor — protein sequence MPRALRDLPDEDLMLAYAAGDAAAFDLLYTRHEAALYRFVRRLLGAPLAAQADEVFQDVWLRIVAARASFKPQGAAWRTWAFTIAHNACMDRLRVAGREVSVDGEDDGDEPLDWLMAKTGRVAPSSEDQAFWRAAGAQLLHCLEALPAAQRAAFLLHHEDGASVEDLAQRLALPFETAKSRLRYALKKLRGCMGRYLEALEPVQ from the coding sequence ATGCCGCGAGCGCTGCGCGATTTACCCGACGAGGACCTGATGCTGGCCTATGCCGCCGGCGATGCCGCGGCCTTCGATCTCCTGTACACCCGCCACGAAGCCGCCCTGTACCGCTTCGTGCGGAGGCTGCTGGGCGCGCCGCTGGCGGCCCAGGCCGACGAGGTCTTCCAGGACGTGTGGCTGCGCATCGTCGCGGCCCGCGCCAGCTTCAAGCCGCAGGGCGCGGCCTGGCGCACCTGGGCCTTCACCATTGCCCACAACGCCTGCATGGACCGCCTGCGCGTGGCCGGCCGCGAAGTGTCCGTCGATGGCGAGGACGATGGCGACGAGCCGCTGGACTGGCTGATGGCGAAGACCGGCCGCGTCGCGCCCTCCAGCGAAGACCAGGCTTTCTGGCGCGCCGCCGGTGCGCAGCTGCTGCACTGCCTGGAAGCGCTGCCCGCCGCCCAGCGCGCGGCCTTCCTGCTGCACCACGAGGACGGCGCGAGCGTCGAGGACCTGGCGCAGCGGCTGGCGCTGCCTTTCGAAACCGCCAAGAGCCGCCTGCGCTACGCGCTGAAGAAACTGCGCGGCTGCATGGGCCGCTACCTCGAAGCCCTGGAGCCGGTGCAATGA
- a CDS encoding YbhB/YbcL family Raf kinase inhibitor-like protein: MAFILRSPSLSEGQTLPRANVFNGMGAGGDNRSPALSWEGAPAGTKSFALTLYDPDAPTGSGWWHWVVYDIPGSATSLPEGAGATGGSALPQGAKQGRTDFGGKEYGGAAPPPGHGPHRYIFTLYALNTDKLDVPDDASAAYVGFMIHFAKLGEAKLTTKYER; the protein is encoded by the coding sequence ATGGCATTCATCCTGCGCAGCCCCAGCCTTTCCGAAGGCCAGACCCTGCCCCGCGCCAACGTGTTCAACGGCATGGGCGCCGGTGGCGACAACCGCTCGCCCGCGCTCAGCTGGGAAGGCGCGCCCGCCGGCACCAAGAGCTTCGCGCTCACCCTGTACGACCCCGACGCGCCCACCGGCTCCGGCTGGTGGCACTGGGTCGTCTACGACATCCCGGGCAGCGCCACCAGTCTGCCCGAAGGCGCGGGCGCAACCGGTGGCAGCGCGCTGCCCCAGGGCGCCAAGCAGGGCCGCACCGATTTCGGCGGCAAGGAATACGGCGGCGCCGCACCGCCGCCCGGCCACGGCCCGCATCGCTACATCTTCACGCTGTACGCGCTGAACACCGACAAGCTCGACGTGCCGGACGATGCTTCCGCTGCGTATGTCGGCTTCATGATCCATTTCGCCAAGCTGGGCGAGGCGAAGCTCACCACCAAATACGAGCGCTGA